A single window of Saccharomyces kudriavzevii IFO 1802 strain IFO1802 genome assembly, chromosome: 16 DNA harbors:
- the ISU1 gene encoding iron-binding protein ISU1 (similar to Saccharomyces cerevisiae ISU2 (YOR226C) and ISU1 (YPL135W); ancestral locus Anc_8.647), translated as MFPIIARLTRSAAMTVRPVSTTGFLRASSITKRLYHPKVIEHYTHPRNVGSLDKKLPNVGTGLVGAPACGDVMRLQIKVDDSTGVIEDVKFKTFGCGSAIASSSYMTELVQGMTLDDAAKIKNTEIAKELSLPPVKLHCSMLAEDAIKAAIKDYKSKRNTPTMLS; from the coding sequence ATGTTTCCTATTATAGCAAGACTGACAAGATCTGCGGCGATGACCGTGAGACCCGTGAGCACCACAGGATTTTTGAGAGCGTCTAGCATAACGAAAAGACTGTATCATCCTAAGGTCATAGAACACTACACACATCCCAGAAACGTGGGCTCATTAGATAAAAAATTGCCTAACGTCGGCACAGGCTTGGTGGGTGCGCCAGCGTGCGGTGATGTGATGAGGCTACAGATCAAGGTGGACGACTCCACCGGCGTTATCGAAGACGTCAAGTTCAAAACCTTTGGCTGCGGCTCCGCCATTGCCTCCTCTTCATACATGACCGAACTAGTACAGGGGATGACCCTGGACGATGCTGCAAAGATAAAGAACACTGAGATCGCTAAGGAGTTGAGCTTGCCCCCTGTCAAGCTGCACTGCTCCATGTTGGCAGAAGACGCGATCAAAGCAGCCATCAAGGATTACAAGTCAAAGAGAAACACTCCAACCATGCTGTCGTAG
- the GIP3 gene encoding protein phosphatase regulator GIP3 (similar to Saccharomyces cerevisiae HER1 (YOR227W) and GIP3 (YPL137C); ancestral locus Anc_8.648): protein MITNTEFDVPVDWLYKGKSRRKTNTKASRPSTSPASTSTTSAPKVGDNGVSGNSSSKPRTRSSSVSNAALSNIEKQSSDGGSSNVYGSDTDDIPLLTPINSGNRDDPTDMENADAIGDGDSKSGIPLTKKKRSTSISNAVVSSTPRLANPNLNAVANSSVGKGKLPPISSLSNATIKRSSSASGEKSKRSIFGSLFGKKSASSSVPSAKKSLPAVSTSAPVIDSPNSVKGGTASNCRVKGLSSPMAAAAPASSKPPTPISPSPPVLSSPGLSIKDLSIVSLKRVSFAVDKFESDPPQQLPSRTPKKGNILIPDDMISEAPSISLGISSANQSTRPPNSNVKGPLYTKKSKEYILALENQKLALREAAKHQQEAHFAANRIAFEVADFKTAANTSDRLAEKSSNSSISKQDEELAKPKVDTGHEIGNNTFAETLSKVGIDKPIHMHEHYFEDLEQDNRQNDQVMENNEVTLDVIYTRCCHLREILPIPSTLRQVKDKTAPLQILKFLNPKPTLIDVLSFCDFITIAPIHTIIFDNVALNQDMFRIIMSALVNSTVLDKLSLRNVRIDQEGWKLLCKFLLLSRSLNKLDISQTKIKSDLAESLYRHNMDWNLFTEVLTQRSHKPFEELLLNGIQFNKIPYKCFERLLTSFATQKNLPESGIRLGLAGASTSNISQDCLKFIFNWMSQYNVQGVDLAFNDLSTMVKSMVGKLSALSYDNLRYFILNSTNISTSYDMALLLKYLSKLPNLIFLDLSNLPQCFPDILPYMYKYLPRFPNLKRIHLDSNNLTLKELAVVCNILIKCKSLSHVSMTNQNVENLYLMNGSDLTVQQTSTDGESDTSSVLEVRGQFAKNSLSSTLYAFARDSSNLIGLDFDYDLISEEVQSRIALCLMRNMRRTMDSTFQLDELDSQDDLLFDGSLVTMTAESVLEKLNLLSDKSLKVRKDTTKRYLLKKYIEKFHILHHNVQHTIDSMFEKRKSGELPLQEKENLVRLLLLEQNLCNILELFSHNPNLSDVLGSGKDDDPKQKINSGEDPKLPALKHVESGYHVSEEKTRPENDVITARPHLMATDSGKTIDVFTGKPLVFKNSSSTTSAGCKKQEEEEGELHKWGFFVQQQRSLYPESESARQTRSTPRHTSSNVQVIDNSTSSSSVSASTNETAVTSTFSPVIPKILPKIPSGAVLRSAIMKAKGIDSIDDLIQNVNSNNIELENIYGESIQSSTSTPTSDVGPDIATPVPGTKSSEILPVDSDSDNNCEGKVTATYEKLLNNLSMERSIKL, encoded by the coding sequence ATGATAACTAACACCGAGTTTGATGTGCCCGTAGATTGGTTGTATAAGGGCAAGAGTAGGCGCAAGACGAATACGAAGGCTTCGAGGCCTTCTACGTCACCAGCTTCTACTTCGACTACTTCCGCTCCAAAAGTTGGGGACAATGGCGTCAGtggcaacagcagcagcaagCCACGTACGAGGTCTTCATCTGTGTCGAATGCAGCCCTTTCGAATATCGAGAAGCAGAGTTCGGACGGCGGCAGTAGCAATGTGTATGGCTCAGACACAGACGACATCCCGCTACTCACGCCCATCAATAGTGGTAACCGGGACGATCCAACCGACATGGAAAATGCAGATGCTATAGGTGATGGCGACAGCAAGAGTGGTATTCCTTtgacaaaaaagaaacgctCCACGTCTATATCCAATGCTGTGGTCTCGTCTACACCGAGGTTGGCTAACCCGAACCTAAATGCAGTTGCAAATTCTTCTGTTGGCAAGGGGAAGCTCCCACCGATTTCCTCTTTATCAAATGCTACTATTAAGAGAAGCAGTTCGGCCAGTGGcgaaaaatccaaaaggTCAATTTTTGGATCTCTGTTTGGCAAAAAGTCtgcctcttcttctgttcCCTCTGCCAAGAAATCATTACCTGCTGTCAGCACCTCCGCACCTGTGATTGACTCGCCTAATAGCGTCAAAGGCGGCACCGCCTCGAATTGTCGTGTAAAGGGGCTTTCATCGCCAATGGCAGCAGCAGCTCCTGCTAGCAGTAAACCACCCACACCTATATCGCCATCTCCGCCAGTGCTATCCTCCCCCGGCCTCTCAATAAAGGACTTGTCTATTGTCTCGTTAAAAAGAGTGTCGTTTGCCGTTGACAAATTTGAGTCCGACCCTCCTCAACAACTTCCTTCGAGAActccaaaaaaaggaaatatctTGATCCCGGATGATATGATAAGCGAGGCTCCCTCTATATCCTTAGGAATATCCAGCGCCAATCAATCAACCAGGCCGCCTAACTCCAACGTCAAGGGGCCACTGTATACGAAAAAGTCCAAAGAATACATACTGGCATTGGAGAATCAGAAACTGGCTTTGAGGGAAGCTGCCAAACATCAGCAAGAGGCCCATTTTGCTGCTAACAGAATAGCCTTTGAAGTGGCCGATTTTAAAACTGCCGCGAACACAAGTGATAGGCTTGCTGAAAAGTCATCAAACAGCTCTATTTCAAAGCAAGATGAAGAGTTGGCAAAGCCAAAGGTGGACACTGGCCATGAGATTGGCAATAATACATTCGCTGAAACCCTCTCAAAAGTTGGCATTGATAAACCTATCCATATGCATGAGCACTATTTCGAAGACCTCGAACAAGACAACCGTCAAAATGATCAAGTTATGGAAAATAACGAAGTCACCCTTGACGTCATTTACACAAGGTGTTGTCATTTAAGGGAGATTTTGCCCATTCCATCTACCCTACGACAAGTGAAGGATAAGACGGCTCCATTGCAAATATTGAAGTTTCTTAACCCCAAGCCCACCTTGATCGATGTTCTTTCGTTTTGCGATTTCATAACGATTGCCCCCATCCATAcaattatttttgataatgtCGCTTTAAACCAAGATATGTTTAGAATAATCATGTCTGCGTTGGTAAACTCCACAGTATTGGACAAGTTGAGCTTAAGAAACGTACGGATCGACCAAGAGGGATGGAAGCTGCTGTGTAAGTTTCTTCTGTTAAGTAGATCATTGAACAAGTTGGACATTTCTCAAACGAAAATCAAATCCGACCTTGCTGAATCACTGTATCGCCATAATATGGATTGGAACTTATTCACCGAAGTATTAACGCAACGATCTCATAAACCCTTCGAAGAATTGTTACTTAATGGTATTCAGTTCAACAAGATTCCTTACAAGTGCTTCGAACGTTTGTTGACATCTTTTGCGACCCAAAAAAACCTACCGGAATCAGGTATTAGACTTGGTTTAGCAGGAGCTAGTACCTCCAACATCTCTCAGGACTGTTtgaaattcatttttaactGGATGTCTCAATATAACGTACAAGGTGTGGATCTAGCATTTAATGATTTGTCTACTATGGTGAAGTCAATGGTTGGTAAATTGTCTGCTTTATCATATGATAATTTAAGATATTTTATCTTGAACAGTACCAATATTTCCACCTCTTATGATATGGCGTTGCTTTTAAAATACCTTTCAAAGCTGCCTAATTTAATATTTCTGGATTTGAGTAATTTGCCCCAATGCTTTCCTGATATCTTACCATACATGTACAAATATTTACCAAGATTTCCTAACTTGAAGAGAATACATTTGGATAGCAACAACCTGACATTGAAAGAACTGGCCGTGGTTTGTAACATATTGATCAAATGCAAATCATTGTCCCACGTATCTATGACTAATCAAAATGTGGAAAACTTATACTTGATGAATGGGAGTGACTTGACTGTACAACAAACCAGCACAGATGGAGAGTCGGATACTTCGAGCGTATTGGAGGTGAGGGGACAATTTGCAAAGAACAGTTTGTCTTCTACACTTTACGCATTTGCTAGGGATTCTTCCAACTTGATTGGTTTGGATTTTGATTATGATTTAATATCAGAGGAGGTCCAATCTAGAATTGCCCTATGCTTGATGAGAAACATGAGACGGACCATGGATTCTACTTTCCAGTTAGACGAGCTGGATTCACAAGatgatttattatttgatgGCTCATTAGTTACCATGACAGCTGAAAGTGTCTTAGAAAAACTGAATTTGTTGAGCGATAAGAGCTTGAAGGTTAGAAAGGATACTACAAAGAGGTATCTGCTGAAGAaatacattgaaaaatttcatatctTGCATCATAACGTTCAGCACACAATAGATTCTATGTTtgagaaaaggaaatcgGGTGAACTACCAttacaagaaaaggagaatCTTGTTAGACTGCTTCTTTTAGAACAAAATTTATGCAATATCCTTGAACTATTTTCTCACAATCCAAACCTGAGCGATGTCCTGGGCTCCGGTAAGGATGATGATCCTAAACAAAAGATCAACTCCGGAGAAGATCCGAAATTGCCAGCTTTGAAGCACGTTGAATCCGGATACCATGTctcagaagaaaaaacacgGCCTGAAAATGATGTAATTACAGCAAGACCACATTTAATGGCCACTGATTCTGGTAAAACAATTGACGTCTTCACAGGCAAACCTTTAGTATTCaagaattcatcatcaactACTTCTGCAGGTTGCAAAAagcaagaggaagaagaaggtgaaTTGCATAAATGGGGTTTCTTCGTCCAACAGCAGAGATCTTTATATCCTGAGAGTGAATCTGCAAGGCAAACACGATCGACACCACGCCATACATCTAGTAATGTACAGGTTATAGATAATTCaacttcatcatcttcagttTCAGCTTCTACTAATGAAACGGCTGTTACAAGTACATTTAGCCCAGTGATCCCAAAGATCTTGCCAAAGATTCCATCAGGTGCTGTCTTAAGGTCAGCAATCATGAAGGCTAAAGGTATTGACTCTATCGATGATTTGATTCAAAATGTCAACTCTAACAACATAGAACTGGAGAACATTTACGGTGAATCTATTCAAAGCAGTACTTCGACACCCACCTCAGACGTCGGTCCCGATATTGCTACCCCTGTCCCGGGCACGAAATCTTCAGAGATATTGCCTGTAGATTCGGATAGCGATAACAACTGTGAGGGGAAAGTCACTGCTACTTATGAAAAGCTATTAAACAATTTGTCCATGGAGAGATCGATCAAACTGTGA
- the ODC1 gene encoding mitochondrial 2-oxodicarboxylate carrier (similar to Saccharomyces cerevisiae ODC2 (YOR222W) and ODC1 (YPL134C); ancestral locus Anc_8.644), protein MSSIDNRPLPFIYQFTAGAIAGVSELLVMYPLDVVKTRMQLQVTSKVSPGVTAAKAAAEHYTGVMDCLTKIVKREGFSRLYKGITSPILMEAPKRAIKFSGNDTFQTFYKTVFPTPNGEMTQQIAICSGASAGAVEAFIVAPFELVKIRLQDVNSQFKTPIEVVKNSVMKGGVLSLFNGLEATIWRHVLWNAGYFGIIFQVRKLLPAAKTNTEKTRNDLIAGAIGGTVGCLLNTPFDVVKSRIQRSSGPLRKYNWSLPSVLLVYREEGFKALYKGFAPKVLRLAPGGGLLLVVFTNVMDFFREAKYGKK, encoded by the coding sequence ATGTCTTCCATAGATAACAGACCTTTGCCGTTCATATACCAGTTCACTGCGGGTGCCATTGCCGGCGTCTCGGAGCTATTGGTTATGTACCCATTGGATGTGGTGAAGACAAGAATGCAATTGCAAGTCACTTCCAAAGTTAGTCCCGGTGTGACTGCCGCGAAGGCAGCAGCAGAGCACTACACGGGCGTGATGGATTGTTTGACAAAAATTGTCAAGAGGGAAGGGTTTTCGCGTCTGTACAAAGGTATCACGTCCCCCATATTAATGGAGGCTCCGAAGAGAGCGATCAAATTCTCGGGGAACGATACGTTCCAAACGTTCTACAAAACGGTTTTCCCCACACCTAATGGAGAGATGACTCAGCAGATCGCCATATGCAGCGGTGCGTCTGCCGGTGCCGTAGAGGCCTTCATCGTAGCACCCTTTGAACTGGTAAAGATTAGATTACAGGATGTAAATTCTCAGTTTAAGACACCCATTGAAGTGGTAAAGAACAGCGTGATGAAAGGTGGTGTCTTGTCGCTTTTCAACGGGTTGGAAGCCACGATCTGGAGACACGTCCTTTGGAATGCCGGTTATTTCGGTATCATATTCCAGGTTCGGAAGCTTTTGCCGGCGGCTAAGACAAACACGGAAAAGACGAGAAACGACTTGATCGCCGGTGCCATTGGTGGCACTGTCGGATGCCTGTTGAATACGCCATTCGATGTGGTAAAGTCGAgaattcaaagaagttCCGGGCCCCTCAGAAAGTATAATTGGTCCTTGCCTTCAGTGCTGTTAGTTTATCGTGAAGAAGGGTTCAAAGCATTATACAAGGGATTTGCGCCCAAGGTTTTGAGGTTGGCCCCCGGTGGCGGGTTGTTATTGGTAGTGTTCACTAATGTCATGGATTTCTTTAGAGAGGCCAAGTACGGTAAGAAGTGA
- the MKK2 gene encoding putative mitogen-activated protein kinase kinase MKK2 (similar to Saccharomyces cerevisiae MKK1 (YOR231W) and MKK2 (YPL140C); ancestral locus Anc_8.652), with protein sequence MASMFRPPESKRSHQKTPKLTLPVTLVQNAKPANDGQHLNRSPYSSVNESPCSNNSTSATSATSATSSLASNSTLLYNRSSASTKTTATMKNRPVPPPLPPLVLAQTEDTRQYKIADEIHLSEGFSNFHVDSTHKESPSDFSFSKLDKIDTSFIKKEISAPGNDDSYPSALLSVYDLSSSGGNATPISATSMVSCSALMQGKDIDQLEEEAWKFGHLKNEIMTLGILGEGAGGSVAKCRLKNGKKIFALKTINTMNTDPEYQKQIYRELQFNKSFASSYIVQYYGMFTDEQSSSIYIAMEYMGGRSLEATYKNLLRRGGRISEKVIGKIAESVLRGLSYLHERKVIHRDIKPQNILLNDKGEIKLCDFGVSGEAVNSLAVTFTGTSFYMAPERIQGQPYSVTCDVWSLGLTLLEVAEGRFPFESDKITQNVAPIELLTMILTFSPHLKDEPELNIIWSTTFKSFIEYCLKKDARERPSPRQMLKHPWIIGQIKKKVNMERFVKKCWEDEQDNQ encoded by the coding sequence ATGGCTTCGATGTTTAGACCACCAGAATCCAAGAGAAGTCACCAAAAGACACCAAAATTAACGCTCCCGGTAACTTTAGTTCAAAATGCCAAACCCGCCAATGATGGGCAACATCTTAACCGATCACCGTACTCGTCGGTGAATGAAAGCCCATGTTCAAACAATAGTACCTCAGCAACATCAGCTACATCAGCTACATCATCTTTGGCTTCAAATTCTACTTTATTGTACAACAGATCATCTGCATCTACAAAAACTACCgcaacaatgaaaaacagACCAGTACCACCGCCATTACCACCTTTAGTATTGGCGCAAACAGAAGATACCAGGCAATATAAAATAGCCGATGAAATCCATCTTTCTGAAGGGTTCTCGAATTTTCACGTTGACTCAACTCACAAAGAGTCACCGagtgatttttctttcagcAAGTTAGACAAAATAGATACTTCTTTTattaagaaagaaattagCGCACCAGGCAACGATGATTCCTATCCTTCGGCACTTCTTTCGGTGTACGACTTAAGCAGTAGTGGAGGAAATGCCACCCCTATAAGCGCTACCAGTATGGTTTCTTGTTCGGCCTTAATGCAAGGAAAAGATATAGATCAATTAGAGGAAGAAGCTTGGAAGTTTGGGCATCTTAAGAACGAGATCATGACATTGGGAATCCTAGGCGAAGGCGCCGGAGGATCTGTAGCTAAGTGTCGATTGAAaaacggaaaaaaaatatttgcatTAAAGACAATTAATACAATGAATACTGATCCAGAGTACCAAAAGCAAATATATAGAGAATTACAATTTAACAAGAGTTTTGCGTCTAGTTATATTGTACAGTACTATGGTATGTTTACTGATGAACAAAGTTCCTCCATATACATCGCTATGGAATATATGGGAGGAAGATCGCTGGAGGCAACGTATAAAAACTTGTTGAGGCGAGGTGGTAGGATCAGCGAGAAGGTGATAGGCAAGATAGCAGAATCTGTATTGAGGGGATTATCGTACTTacatgaaagaaaagtcaTTCACAGGGATATTAAGCCgcaaaatattcttcttaATGATAAGGGAGAGATTAAATTATGTGATTTCGGTGTCAGTGGAGAGGCTGTTAACTCCTTAGCGGTGACCTTTACCGGAACCTCATTTTATATGGCCCCGGAACGAATACAGGGACAGCCATATAGTGTAACATGCGATGTATGGTCCCTAGGCTTAACACTACTAGAGGTTGCTGAAGGGAGGTTTCCATTTGAATCTGACAAGATAACGCAAAACGTCGCGCCAATAGAATTATTGACTATGATCCTGACCTTTTCTCCTCACTTAAAGGACGAACCTGAGTTGAACATTATATGGAGCACGACATTCAAATCTTTTATCGAATACTGTTTAAAGAAAGATGCAAGAGAGAGGCCTTCCCCACGGCAAATGCTAAAGCACCCGTGGATTATAggacaaataaaaaagaaagtcaACATGGAACGATTCGTGAAAAAATGCTGGGAAGATGAACAAGACAACCAGTag
- the UME1 gene encoding Ume1p (similar to Saccharomyces cerevisiae WTM2 (YOR229W) and UME1 (YPL139C); ancestral locus Anc_8.651) translates to MTTLDIAEGNKIKNEEFKIWKKSVPSLYQHISSLKPIFGASVDESPSTPRSLIFTDNKACEKAKGILNVPLFYSQGSDILEVECIMPLGLHYRRPENSIEPIPQPDYTMESQKVEQTVLTPKWEFTGETIEKLIYVDNSEINVKVIALSSNGSLAWFRDGVKLPVYTMLESPTPLSATSSVEQNDKVCVDFAISNDSKTLAVTRGTLLDGASATIKLVDNSSRIGEVMCTIAVPGIKNIQEIKFLDSHIFVTCSDDGVIRFWDGKSGGEPLWTLNDSLDGKTCCFAVSPFVDTLFMTGTSSGAIKAWDLRAIVASMDSAADPKITREHNKVNELFKVHHFYSEQVSKIQFSAVLPTEMITVGGLGNVYHWDFEPIFSNYNEINEDFQGIISDEVEAESMTFYHTEGCRREIGENNKFNTVAYHSCIEDLVATVDSDGLITVYKPFTGKVSEESQKFETTAS, encoded by the coding sequence ATGACGACTTTGGATATCGCAGAGGGCAACAAAATtaagaatgaagaattcaaaatatggaaaaaatcagTACCTTCCCTGTACCAACACATTTCAAGTTTGAAGCCAATCTTTGGCGCAAGCGTTGACGAATCTCCATCAACACCTAGAAGTCTCATTTTTACTGACAATAAGGCATGTGAAAAAGCCAAAGGGATTTTAAACGTGcctcttttttattctcaaGGGAGTGACATTCTAGAGGTGGAATGTATAATGCCACTTGGACTTCATTATAGAAGGCCCGAAAACAGTATAGAACCAATACCACAACCGGATTACACTATGGAGTCCCAGAAAGTAGAACAGACTGTTCTGACTCCAAAATGGGAGTTTACAGGTGAAACGATTGAGAAGTTGATTTATGTTGATAACAGTGAAATAAATGTAAAAGTAATAGCCCTTTCCAGTAATGGTTCGTTAGCATGGTTCAGAGATGGGGTTAAGTTACCTGTTTACACGATGTTGGAATCGCCCACTCCTCTGAGTGCAACATCATCCGTAGAACAAAACGATAAAGTATGTGTTGATTTTGCGATTTCTAATGACTCAAAAACATTGGCAGTGACTAGGGGAACACTTCTCGATGGTGCAAGCGCTACGATAAAGTTGGTAGATAACTCAAGTAGAATAGGAGAAGTTATGTGTACAATAGCTGTTCCCGGCATAAAAaacattcaagaaattaagTTTCTAGATAGCCATATATTTGTCACTTGTTCTGATGATGGTGTTATAAGGTTTTGGGATGGTAAATCAGGCGGAGAGCCTCTTTGGACGTTGAACGATTCTTTGGATGGCAAAACATGTTGCTTTGCCGTATCACCTTTTGTTGACACCCTATTTATGACCGGAACAAGTAGTGGTGCCATCAAGGCTTGGGATCTTCGTGCAATTGTTGCTTCAATGGATTCTGCTGCCGATCCAAAAATCACTCGGGAACATAACAAAGTCAATGAACTATTCAaagttcatcatttttacaGTGAGCAAGTTTCTAAAATTCAATTTTCTGCTGTCTTACCTACGGAAATGATAACAGTTGGAGGCCTCGGGAATGTCTACCATTGGGACTTTGAACCAATTTTCTCCAATTATAACGAAATAAATGAGGATTTCCAAGGTATAATATCCGATGAAGTGGAGGCAGAAAGCATGACATTTTATCACACTGAGGGCTGTAGAAGAGAAATAGGAGAAAATAATAAGTTTAATACTGTAGCTTATCATAGTTGTATCGAAGATCTGGTTGCCACAGTCGATAGTGATGGTTTGATAACTGTGTATAAGCCGTTTACAGGGAAAGTTTCTGAAGAAAgccaaaaatttgaaactACAGCAAGTTGA
- the SPP1 gene encoding Spp1p (similar to Saccharomyces cerevisiae SPP1 (YPL138C); ancestral locus Anc_8.650) → MSLPQWCPPHSNVKINSTTGEDVYCICKKPDYGELMVGCDGCDDWFHFACLHIPGQFKDLVFSFFCPYCQAGITGKNKDAIINGEMSLPKTLWKRKCRISDCYRPCLPDSKYCSEEHGKEFVNDIWTRLKTDEDRATVKQMVQQTEHIDKFKKFGQLDFINNDIVLKNDEEKKTFDQIVVQDPTLMALENDLQEIQEKTLPSFKKKLKLIEVYLGWLDNVYSEILKLDNDIETNGEGDKADTKGTKKRKKKNSDRGRPRRNICGYSPTYESLPCSVEEFVLEMGNNGETTTIRGVCTKLKCNRHLDWVSTNQEQYLQQIDSLESMQERLHHLIQARKKQLNIQYFEQLSRKGV, encoded by the coding sequence ATGTCTTTACCACAATGGTGTCCTCCACACTCAAACGtaaaaataaattcaaCCACAGGAGAAGATGTTTACTGCATATGTAAAAAGCCAGATTATGGAGAACTAATGGTAGGCTGCGATGGTTGCGATGACTGGTTTCATTTTGCTTGCCTTCATATTCCGGGCCAGTTTAAGGACCtggtgttttcttttttttgcccCTACTGTCAAGCAGGGATTACTGGTAAAAACAAGGATGCCATAATAAATGGTGAAATGAGCTTGCCAAAGACTTTatggaaaaggaaatgtAGGATAAGCGATTGTTACAGACCATGTTTACCGGATAGTAAATACTGCTCAGAGGAACACGGTAAAGAGTTCGTCAACGACATCTGGACACGATTGAAAACAGATGAGGATAGAGCAACAGTTAAACAAATGGTCCAACAAACAGAACATATAGAcaagttcaagaaatttggTCAACTTGACTTTATCAATAACGATATTGTTCTAAAGAAcgatgaggaaaaaaaaactttcgATCAAATTGTGGTACAAGATCCTACATTGATGGCACTTGAAAATgatcttcaagaaattcaagaGAAAACACTTCcatcattcaagaaaaaactgaagCTTATAGAAGTATATTTGGGATGGTTAGACAACGTTTATTCTGAAATTCTCAAGCTAGACAATGACATTGAAACTAATGGAGAAGGCGATAAAGCAGATACCAAAGGGACtaaaaagaggaagaagaaaaatagcgATAGGGGCAGACCAAGGAGAAACATATGTGGATATTCCCCCACGTACGAAAGCTTACCTTGTTCTGTGGAAGAATTTGTTTTGGAGATGGGAAATAATGGGGAAACTACTACAATACGTGGGGTATGCACAAAGTTGAAGTGTAATAGGCATTTAGACTGGGTTTCCACAAATCAGGAACAATATCTTCAACAGATTGATTCATTAGAGTCCATGCAAGAAAGGTTACATCATCTCATACAGGCAAGGAAAAAGCAACTTAATATCCAATATTTTGAGCAACTTTCAAGAAAGGGCGTATAG